A stretch of Plasmodium chabaudi chabaudi strain AS genome assembly, chromosome: 14 DNA encodes these proteins:
- a CDS encoding SUMO-activating enzyme subunit 2, putative, giving the protein MHKTIRKIFDSKICERLESMNILLVGAGGIGSEFLKTIITIGCKNIDIIDIDTIDITNLNRQFLFKKKDVKKHKSLVAKERALKHRKDLNINAYTFDVCTMKGSDISKYDYVINALDNIKARKYVNKLCVTEKKVLIEAGSTGYNGQVYPIFSNETKCYNCEEKPKNKTYAICTIRQTPSLPEHCVAWGKLIFETFFCKNDNETLIDIKKHIEEESKKRDMDKEEIIRFIFNYLFHDTINELIALKKDYTIMPKPILFEENINHEPHNIDKLSQEKSGNNLKTNDNKICENNSIQLSSQNIWDKKKCIEMYVSTFNKLYTYLNIKKETEEYLIFDKDDDDCINFITSLSNLRMINFSIKQKSKFDIQSIAGNIIPAISSTNAIVAAFQAVQLVHVIEHFELLKEKETEQNEKKEITLRDSKAKHIWIKNVVSGNKIFSRGNIVNAENLETPNPNCYVCQQPVINVYIKDFNDITLNSFVKEICMNELSFLNPFLDNQDRNIFDYDTFLDNDDDYMKSLSNSLHDWDIKHDDILTLTDAQDTKNQIEIHLKEDKSLENLYLISSKLTKKRKPEVAAIEERPAKSAKKMKSAPEDDIIIVDNAETNDEKKVEEITIDNTENNEESVVVID; this is encoded by the exons ATGCACAAAACtataagaaaaattttTGATAGCAAAATATGTGAAAGACTAGAGagtatgaatatattattggTAGGAGCTGGGGGAATAGGAAgtgaatttttaaaaactatAATTACTATAGGATGCAAAAACATAGATATAATAGATATTGATACAATTGatataacaaatttaaatagacaatttttatttaaaaaaaaggatgtaaaaaaacataaatcgCTAGTAGCAAAAGAAAGAGCATTAAAACATCGAAaagatttaaatattaatgcatatacattTGATGTGTGTACTATGAAAGGTAGtgatatttcaaaatatgattatGTAATAAATGCGTTAGATAATATTAAGGCTCgaaaatatgttaataaGTTATGTGtaacagaaaaaaaagttttgaTAGAAGCAGGAAGTACGGGATATAATGGACAAGTATATccaatattttcaaatgaaACAAAATGTTATAATTGTGAAGAAAAAcccaaaaataaaacttatGCAATATGTACTATAAGACAAACACCATCTTTACCTGAACATTGTGTTGCATGGGGAAAACTTATTTttgaaacatttttttgtaaaaatgaCAATGAAACATTaattgatataaaaaaacatattgaAGAAGAATCAAAGAAAAGAGATATGGATAAAGAAGAGATTATccgatttatttttaattatttatttcatgatacaataaatgaattaattgctttaaaaaaagattaTACAATTATGCCCAAGCCAATATTgtttgaagaaaatataaaccaTGAACCTCataatattgataaatTAAGCCAGGAAAAATCAGGCAACAATTTGAAaacaaatgataataaaatatgtgaaaataattctaTACAATTATCTTCTCAAAATATATgggataaaaaaaagtgtatAGAAATGTATGTAAGtacttttaataaattatatacatatttaaatattaaaaaagagacggaagaatatttaatatttgataaagatgatgatgattgtattaattttataacatcCTTATCGAACTTAAGAAtgattaatttttcaattaaacaaaaaagtaaattTGATATACAATCGATAGCAGGAAATATAATTCCTGCTATTTCATCAACAAATGCAATTGTTGCTGCTTTTCAAGCTGTTCAACTTGTTCATGTTATTGAGCATTTTGaacttttaaaagaaaaagaaaccgaacaaaatgaaaaaaaagaaataaccTTGAGAGATAGTAAAGCTAAACATATATGgattaaaaatgttgtcagtggaaataaaatattttcacgAGGAAATATTGTTAATGCAGAAAATTTAGAAACTCCAAATCCAAATTGCTATGTATGTCAACAGCCAGTGATAAATGTTTATATCAAAGattttaatgatataaCATTAAATAGTTTTGTAAAAGAAATTTGTATGAATGAATTATCATTCCTAAATCCATTTTTAGATAATCAAGATAGAAACATATTTGATTATGATACATTTTTAgataatgatgatgatTATATGAAAAGCTTATCAAATTCGTTACATGATTGGGATATAAAACATGATGATATTTTAACTTTAACCGATGCTCAAGATACTAAAAACCAAATAgaaattcatttaaaagAGGATAAATCATTGGAAAATTTATACTTAATAAGTAGCAAATTAaccaaaaaaagaaaaccaGAGGTGGCAGCAATCGAAGAAAGACCCGCAAAAAG tgcaaaaaaaatgaaatccGCCCCAGAGGatgatattattattgtggACAACGCTGAAACGAATgacgaaaaaaaagttgaaGAAATAACAATCGACAACactgaaaataatgaagaatCGGTCGTAGTAATTGATTAA
- a CDS encoding hydrolase, putative, giving the protein MITGNGIIFLGTGSSSSTPKLSHIFKNYKILPEKNKNGFANSELKKDDFKEVEKFVEDLASKDLENIDKLNDLYLKKKYPDCSNLKCYSCYDALAENSKNKRNNISVLLKSNNSYVLIDVGKTFRESILSNNDKINFSEVNLEAVLISHSHTDAMNGIDDLRDLQEYERVSYGDVYYYRSKKPIDVYLNSVSYDRLRNGFEYLAKERTENRFYSKVAALNFFILRDIRYNNLIHENKHLDEIQDELLCSSDQSNNTNSTSHTTVNDTNDVNNKKWINIHTCDKKDEYGFIYTTFEKDKKIRFIPFQHGKNYVCVGYIVGNNHKLVYISDCNYVSTYVVDYIKKFAPIDILVIDALYYKSKHYSHFSLYESIQFSLLIKPKQVYFIGMSCDVEHNITNLYLQKLSKKYPDISFSLAHDGLFAPCDF; this is encoded by the exons ATGATAACTGGAAATGGTATCATCTTTTTAG GTACTGGCTCATCATCATCAACCCCCAAACTATcacacatttttaaaaactataaaatattgccagaaaaaaataaaaatggtttTGCAAATtcagaattaaaaaaagacgaTTTTAAGGAAGTAGAAAAATTTGTTGAAGATTTGGCGTCGAAagatttagaaaatatcgataaattaaatgatttatatttaaaaaaaaaatatcctGATTGttcaaatttaaaatgttattCATGCTATGATGCACTAGCagaaaattcaaaaaacaaaagaaacAACATTTCAGTTTTACTTAAGTCAAACAATTCTTATGTTCTGATTGATGTTGGAAAAACATTTCGAGAAAGTATTCTATCTAACAATGACAAAATAAACTTCAGT GAAGTAAACCTTGAAGCGGTATTAATAAGTCATAGTCATACTGATGCTATGAATGGAATTGATGATTTGCGAGACTTACAAGAATATGAAAGAGTTTCTTATGGGgatgtttattattacagATCTAAAAAACCTATTGatgtttatttaaatagtgTATCTTATGATCGGCTAAGAAATGGATTTGAATATTTGGCAAAAGAACGAACTGAAAATCGATTTTATTCAAAAGTCGCAgctcttaatttttttatattaagagatataagatataataatttaatacatGAAAACAAGCATTTAGACGAAATTCAAGATGAATTATTGTGTTCATCAGATCAAAGTAATAATACCAATTCAACTAGCCATACAACAGTGAATGATACAAATGATGTAAACAATAAGAAATGGataaatatacacacatgtgataaaaaagatgaatatggttttatttatactacatttgaaaaagacaaaaaaatacgaTTCATTCCATTTCAGCATGggaaaaattatgtttgtGTTGGTTATATAGTTGGGAATAATCATAAAttggtatatatatctgATTGTAATTATGTTTCTACATATGTTGTagattatattaaaaaattcgcTCCCATTGATATACTAGTTATTGatgcattatattataagtCAAAACACTACTCTCATTTTTCTTTGTATGAAAGTATacaattttctttattaattaaaccTAAAcaagtttattttattggaATGTCTTGTGATGTTGAGCATAATATAACTAATTTATATCTTCAAAAGTTatctaaaaaatatccagacatttctttttctttggCACATGACGGATTATTTGCTCCGTGTGATTTTTAG